The Anabas testudineus chromosome 14, fAnaTes1.2, whole genome shotgun sequence genome includes a region encoding these proteins:
- the LOC113170733 gene encoding beta-crystallin A1-like, producing the protein MALNNPMPMGPWKITVYDQEYFQGRRMEFTASCQNIMECGMENIRSLKVECGAWVGYEHSSFCGQQFVLEKGDYPRFEAYSGSNSYRIERMISFRPICCANHKDSRMTIYDNENMMGRQFELCDDYPSLQAMGWMNNEVGSMHIQSGAFVCYQYPGYRGHQYIMECDCHGGEYKCYREFGSHAQTPQIQSIRRIQH; encoded by the exons atggCTCTGAACAACCCCATGCCCATGGGCCCTTGGAAG atcACTGTGTACGATCAGGAGTACTTCCAGGGCAGGCGTATGGAGTTCACCGCCAGCTGCCAGAACATCATGGAGTGTGGGATGGAGAACATCCGCTCCCTGAAGGTCGAGTGTGGCGC CTGGGTGGGCTACGAGCACTCCAGTTTCTGCGGCCAGCAGTTTGTCCTGGAGAAGGGAGACTACCCTCGCTTTGAGGCCTACAGCGGCAGCAACTCCTACCGCATTGAGAGGATGATCTCCTTCAGGCCCATCTGCTGTGCT AACCACAAGGACTCCCGCATGACCATCTACGACAACGAAAACATGATGGGTCGTCAGTTCGAGCTGTGTGATGACTACCCCTCTCTGCAGGCCATGGGTTGGATGAACAACGAGGTTGGATCCATGCACATTCAGAGTGGAGC CTTTGTGTGCTACCAGTACCCTGGCTACCGTGGTCACCAGTACATCATGGAGTGCGACTGTCACGGAGGAGAGTACAAGTGTTACCGCGAGTTCGGCTCCCACGCCCAGACTCCCCAGATTCAGTCCATCAGGAGGATCCAGCACTGA